In Anseongella ginsenosidimutans, one genomic interval encodes:
- a CDS encoding DUF5000 domain-containing lipoprotein codes for MKKYFYLLLVGFAVFLLSSCKENEIGPSSENTGVPPPLTEAVVENLPGAVKITYPQPTNKNILYVKAECFLNGELRLEKASIYNNEIIIEGFGKSENYEVKLYTVNRAEEPSAPYNVTVHPLPPTVQTVFSDLTLEEDFGGALVKINNPTEAELRLVMLAMDDTGDWVTAETYYTQQISGAFALRGYEPEPRKFGVYLRDRWDNRSDTLIKTLTPVFEEKLAKDKFRALNLPTDAPEGYGWAMPNLWNDRILTHTSIDDPGFHTAPGSGFPQWFTFDLGVNASLSRFKIYQRGGFYTFNSGNPRKFEVWGSNDPATDGSWDNWTRLLACESVKPSGRPLGDNSDEDLAKVAAGEEFSFQPGTPPMRYIRIKTLETWGGSDALHIIEIEFWGSSN; via the coding sequence ATGAAAAAATACTTTTATTTGTTACTGGTAGGTTTCGCCGTGTTTCTTCTTTCTTCTTGTAAGGAGAATGAAATAGGGCCTTCAAGTGAAAATACGGGAGTGCCTCCGCCTTTAACAGAAGCTGTGGTGGAGAATCTGCCGGGTGCGGTTAAAATAACCTACCCGCAGCCGACCAATAAAAACATATTGTATGTAAAGGCGGAGTGTTTTTTAAACGGTGAGCTGCGGCTGGAAAAAGCTTCCATTTATAATAACGAGATTATTATCGAAGGCTTTGGTAAAAGCGAAAATTATGAGGTGAAGCTTTATACCGTCAACAGGGCGGAGGAGCCTTCTGCGCCATACAATGTTACGGTACACCCATTGCCTCCTACGGTCCAAACGGTTTTTTCCGATCTTACGCTGGAGGAAGATTTTGGCGGAGCCTTAGTGAAAATCAACAATCCCACCGAGGCGGAGTTACGCCTGGTGATGCTTGCGATGGATGATACCGGGGACTGGGTGACAGCGGAAACCTATTATACGCAGCAAATTTCCGGCGCGTTTGCCTTGCGCGGATACGAACCGGAGCCAAGGAAGTTCGGCGTCTACCTCCGCGACCGGTGGGATAATCGTTCCGATACTCTTATAAAAACGCTAACTCCGGTTTTTGAGGAGAAATTAGCAAAGGATAAGTTCAGGGCGCTGAATCTGCCAACCGACGCGCCGGAAGGATACGGCTGGGCGATGCCTAATCTATGGAATGACAGGATACTGACGCATACAAGCATTGACGATCCCGGGTTTCACACGGCTCCTGGTTCAGGTTTTCCGCAATGGTTCACGTTTGACCTTGGCGTCAACGCTTCGCTGAGCAGGTTTAAAATTTATCAGCGCGGAGGTTTCTATACGTTCAACTCAGGGAATCCCAGGAAGTTCGAGGTCTGGGGCAGTAATGATCCGGCAACGGACGGCAGCTGGGACAATTGGACCAGGTTGCTTGCCTGTGAGTCGGTGAAGCCCTCGGGAAGGCCGCTGGGCGACAACAGCGATGAGGATCTGGCAAAAGTCGCCGCAGGTGAAGAGTTTTCCTTTCAGCCGGGCACTCCGCCTATGCGTTATATACGAATCAAGACCCTTGAAACCTGGGGTGGGTCTGACGCTCTTCATATCATCGAAATAGAATTTTGGGGTTCAAGTAATTAA
- a CDS encoding DUF4998 domain-containing protein, whose amino-acid sequence MVCGVCSCSKEDAYKQYIPNGEVKYPGTPDTIISYAGLNRIQLALVLPDPNITRVEVFWNNKSTKLEVPVQKTRVLEDTIKILIEELEEATFNFEVFTRDEDDNISVVTEVQGTAYGESYLSTLHNRALKNAATLYGADGTTTIEWHGPEENERGLELNYTDKNGNPAQLFVGKDESLTLIADYKPGTDFRYRTLFSPQSNMVDVFAAAYTTVSAPPVTYPDLDKSKFREYILPGDAPSAYGWLLPYMWDGRFGEGEGFHTDVTVSSPHHFTFDLGVTAELSEMRIWQRRDDPYLYSFGNPKRWEVWGSTDPAPDGSYTGWTKLMDCESVKPSGSGPVTQADRDYANAGELFKFPVITQPVRYIRFRMLENWSGNSVPSSGAGVHIMEVNFKGAY is encoded by the coding sequence GTGGTTTGTGGAGTTTGCTCCTGCAGCAAGGAAGATGCGTATAAACAATACATCCCGAACGGCGAAGTAAAATACCCCGGCACGCCTGACACCATAATTTCTTATGCCGGATTGAACCGGATACAGCTTGCCCTGGTACTTCCCGATCCCAATATTACAAGGGTGGAGGTTTTTTGGAACAATAAAAGCACTAAACTGGAGGTGCCCGTTCAGAAAACCCGGGTATTAGAGGATACGATTAAAATCCTCATTGAAGAGTTGGAAGAGGCGACCTTTAACTTTGAAGTATTTACCCGTGATGAAGACGATAATATTTCAGTAGTCACAGAGGTTCAGGGGACTGCGTATGGGGAGAGTTATCTCAGTACCCTGCATAACAGGGCGCTGAAGAACGCGGCTACGTTGTACGGGGCAGACGGGACGACAACCATCGAATGGCACGGGCCTGAGGAAAACGAACGGGGGCTGGAGCTGAACTATACCGACAAGAACGGAAATCCGGCGCAGCTGTTTGTTGGAAAAGACGAATCGCTCACCTTGATTGCAGACTACAAACCTGGTACGGATTTTCGTTATCGCACGCTCTTTTCTCCTCAGTCGAATATGGTGGATGTTTTCGCCGCGGCCTATACAACCGTATCCGCGCCTCCGGTGACTTATCCTGATTTGGATAAAAGCAAGTTCAGGGAGTATATACTGCCGGGCGATGCACCTAGTGCCTATGGCTGGCTGCTTCCGTACATGTGGGACGGCAGATTTGGAGAGGGCGAAGGCTTCCATACTGATGTAACAGTTTCAAGTCCCCATCACTTTACGTTTGATCTTGGCGTCACCGCTGAACTTTCGGAAATGCGGATCTGGCAGCGGCGTGACGATCCTTACCTTTATAGTTTTGGAAACCCCAAACGATGGGAAGTATGGGGAAGTACGGATCCGGCACCTGACGGTAGTTATACGGGCTGGACTAAGCTGATGGACTGTGAATCCGTTAAGCCCTCAGGGTCCGGGCCGGTCACACAGGCAGACCGGGACTATGCAAATGCGGGAGAGCTATTCAAGTTTCCCGTTATTACGCAGCCGGTGCGATATATACGGTTCAGGATGCTGGAAAATTGGTCTGGTAACAGCGTTCCTTCATCAGGGGCGGGGGTTCATATTATGGAAGTCAATTTCAAGGGGGCTTATTAA